One window of Drosophila bipectinata strain 14024-0381.07 chromosome 4, DbipHiC1v2, whole genome shotgun sequence genomic DNA carries:
- the LOC122322118 gene encoding uncharacterized protein, whose translation MPYSARRPVILSHRHSLTEIVVRHYHAQMKHQNVDATIAQIRTRFWVTKIRRVLKEVISSCNECKLQRTRPMPPIMGPLPEDRLEAGGWPFKYTGLDYFGPLLVTVARHREKRWVALFTCLTTRAIHLELAHDLSTDSCIIAIRNFVCRRGPVCKLRSDNGKNFVGADREARRFGDVFETERIQSELSSRSIEWVFNCPSNPAEGGVWERMVQCVKRVLRHTLKEVAPRDHVLESLLIEAENVVNSRPLTHLPVDADQEAPLTPNDLLKGVANLPDTPGLDAELPKEGSTRKQWRIARMLRDRFWRRWVREYLPTLVRREKWCRRTEPIRQGDMVFVCDPALPRREWRKGIVEEVYSGADGVVRRATVRVNDNGLSWTMLRPVSKLAVLDLSEAGLHGVGDVDGQNIVIDS comes from the coding sequence ATGCCGTACAGTGCGAGGAGGCCCGTGATACTGTCACACAGGCACAGTCTCACGGAGATTGTAGTAAGACACTACCACGCCCAGATGAAGCATCAAAACGTGGATGCGACGATTGCCCAGATCCGGACGAGATTCTGGGTCACGAAGATAAGACGAGTGCTGAAGGAGGTAATCTCGTCGTGCAACGAATGCAAGCTACAACGGACGCGGCCGATGCCGCCGATAATGGGACCCCTTCCAGAGGATCGCTTGGAAGCTGGAGGATGGCCATTCAAGTACACAGGACTAGACTACTTTGGGCCGCTGCTGGTGACTGTTGCCCGTCACAGAGAGAAGCGTTGGGTCGCCTTGTTCACATGCTTGACGACAAGGGCGATTCATCTGGAGCTGGCGCATGATCTGTCAACGGATTCCTGTATAATAGCGATCAGGAACTTCGTCTGCCGTAGAGGACCAGTATGTAAACTGCGGAGTGACAACGGCAAAAACTTCGTGGGAGCTGACAGAGAGGCCAGACGATTTGGAGACGTGTTCGAGACGGAAAGGATACAGAGTGAGTTATCCAGCAGGAGCATTGAGTGGGTTTTTAATTGCCCATCCAACCCGGCTGAGGGCGGAGTATGGGAGCGGATGGTGCAGTGCGTCAAGCGAGTGCTGCGCCATACCCTGAAGGAAGTCGCGCCGAGGGACCATGTGTTGGAGAGTCTACTCATAGAGGCGGAGAACGTAGTCAACTCGCGTCCGCTCACCCACTTGCCAGTAGATGCGGACCAAGAGGCGCCGTTGACGCCTAACGACCTGCTCAAGGGAGTAGCTAACCTGCCAGATACGCCTGGATTGGATGCCGAGCTGCCCAAGGAGGGTTCTACGCGAAAGCAGTGGAGGATTGCCCGCATGCTGCGAGACCGTTTCTGGAGGAGGTGGGTCAGGGAGTACCTGCCTACGCTTGTGCGCCGCGAGAAGTGGTGCCGGAGAACGGAGCCCATCCGCCAGGGCGATATGGTCTTCGTCTGCGATCCTGCCTTGCCCAGACGAGAGTGGCGCAAGGGCATCGTGGAGGAGGTCTACAGCGGAGCTGATGGAGTCGTCAGACGCGCCACTGTGCGCGTAAATGATAATGGATTATCTTGGACAATGTTGCGGCCCGTCTCTAAACTTGCAGTTTTGGATCTGAGTGAAGCGGGTCTTCACGGGGTCGGGGATGTCGACGGTCAAAACattgttatcgatagttaA